One genomic segment of Erythrolamprus reginae isolate rEryReg1 chromosome 2, rEryReg1.hap1, whole genome shotgun sequence includes these proteins:
- the HAPLN1 gene encoding hyaluronan and proteoglycan link protein 1, translating to MKSLLFLVLIFFCWAEHHAANFTLEHDRIIHVHENEPHLLVKVEQTKIFSHRGGSVTLPCKFYRDNALPVSGFHRVRVKWTKLTSDYLKEVDVYVEMGYHKKSYGNYQGRVFLKKSTENDASLVISNLMLDDYGKYKCEVIEGLEDDSAVVTLDLDGIVFPYFPRLGRYNLNFYEAQQACLDQDAVIASFDQLYEAWRSGLDWCNAGWLNDGSVQYPIRNPRDPCGGKNTVPGIRNYGFSSKEQNRYDVFCFTSHFTGRFYYLIHPTKLTYDEAVQACINDGAQIAKVGQMFAAWKLLGYDRCDAGWLADGSVRYPISKPRKRCSPNEAAVRLVGFPDKKHKLYGVYCFRSYQ from the exons AAAATGAACCTCACCTTCTTGTGAAAGTAGAACAAACTAAAATCTTCTCACATCGTGGTGGAAGTGTTACTCTGCCATGTAAATTTTACCGTGACAATGCATTGCCTGTCTCAGGATTCCATAGAGTTCGTGTTAAGTGGACCAAACTCACTTCAGATTACCTCAAAGAAGTAGATGTCTATGTTGAAATGGGCTACCACAAAAAAAGTTATGGTAATTACCAAGGAAGGGTATTCTTGAAGAAAAGCACTGAAAATGATGCCTCTCTGGTAATCTCAAATTTAATGTTGGACGATTATGGGAAATACAAATGTGAAGTTATTGAAGGTTTAGAAGATGACTCAGCTGTTGTAACTCTAGACTTGGACG GCATTGTATTTCCTTATTTCCCACGATTGGGTCGCTATAATTTAAACTTCTATGAAGCTCAGCAAGCCTGCCTCGACCAGGATGCAGTTATAGCTTCATTTGACCAGTTATATGAAGCATGGAGGTCAGGACTGGACTGGTGCAATGCAGGCTGGCTCAATGATGGGTCAGtgcaatatccaattagaaatCCCAGAGACCCTTGTGGTGGGAAGAACACAGTGCCTGGAATCCGGAATTATGGCTTCTCAAGTAAAGAACAAAACAGATATGATGTCTTTTGTTTTACCTCTCATTTTACGG GCCGTTTTTATTACCTAATACACCCAACCAAGCTGACCTATGATGAAGCTGTGCAAGCCTGCATCAATGATGGTGCACAGATTGCTAAAGTAGGCCAAATGTTTGCAGCCTGGAAACTCCTAGGATATGACCGCTGTGAtgccggctggctggctgatgGCAGCGTCCGATATCCCATCTCCAAGCCAAGAAAACGCTGTAGCCCTAATGAAGCAGCAGTACGCTTGGTGGGCTTTCCGGATAAAAAGCACAAGCTATATGGAGTCTACTGCTTCAGGTCATACCAGTGA